The following are from one region of the Variovorax sp. V213 genome:
- the sctQ gene encoding type III secretion system cytoplasmic ring protein SctQ, which yields MPAGPAEAVTELGEARSLPRADAANVRALNRLHAVAPWHGLAAKGTSYRLAWQHDEAFAHTTRESYSFKLGAHIGHLAMDAPSMQALLGERRIDLLPRDLRYILLADALHPVIDALEKALRLHFEWQPSAAIRESREQPLMHCDPERAAFFVATPSDGGAMLRGCVQFDDAATLDALVPPATGPRHAVRTSEAFRALRMPVSFRLGSTPIQLREISSIRPGDIVGIEQWSSSGAAIVVTAELGGPGGLHLSAVAEGSRITVQQSRDSAMKPDTPADPAPAADNVNLPIDRLDALEVTLRFEVGELSLSLGELKSIRAGHVFDLAEPLNRSPVRILAHGNVLGKGYLVAVGDRLGVRVSEFAPGEV from the coding sequence ATGCCGGCCGGGCCTGCTGAAGCGGTGACCGAGCTCGGCGAGGCTCGCAGCTTGCCTCGCGCCGATGCAGCGAATGTGCGTGCGCTCAACCGCCTCCATGCGGTGGCGCCTTGGCACGGCCTGGCGGCCAAGGGCACGAGCTACCGCCTCGCGTGGCAGCACGACGAAGCCTTTGCCCACACCACCCGCGAGAGCTACAGCTTCAAGCTTGGCGCGCACATCGGCCATCTCGCCATGGATGCGCCGAGCATGCAGGCGCTGCTCGGCGAGCGCCGCATCGACCTGCTGCCGCGCGACCTGCGCTACATCCTGCTGGCCGACGCGCTTCACCCGGTGATCGACGCGCTCGAGAAGGCGCTGCGCCTGCATTTCGAATGGCAGCCTTCGGCCGCCATCCGTGAATCGCGCGAACAGCCGCTCATGCATTGCGACCCCGAGCGCGCCGCCTTCTTCGTTGCCACGCCATCGGACGGTGGCGCGATGCTGCGCGGCTGCGTGCAGTTCGACGATGCCGCCACGCTCGACGCCCTCGTGCCCCCGGCCACCGGACCTCGCCATGCCGTGCGAACGAGCGAAGCTTTCCGCGCATTGCGCATGCCGGTGAGCTTTCGGCTCGGCAGCACGCCGATCCAGCTTCGCGAGATCAGCAGCATCCGCCCCGGCGACATCGTCGGCATCGAGCAATGGAGTTCTTCGGGTGCCGCGATCGTCGTCACCGCCGAGCTGGGAGGCCCCGGCGGGCTGCACCTCTCGGCCGTTGCGGAGGGCTCGCGCATCACCGTTCAGCAATCGAGAGACAGTGCCATGAAGCCAGATACGCCCGCCGATCCTGCGCCCGCCGCAGACAACGTCAACCTGCCGATCGACCGGCTCGATGCGCTGGAGGTGACGCTGCGCTTCGAGGTGGGCGAACTGTCGCTGTCGCTCGGCGAGCTGAAGAGCATCCGCGCCGGCCACGTGTTCGACTTGGCCGAGCCGCTCAACCGCAGCCCGGTGCGCATCCTGGCGCACGGCAACGTGCTGGGCAAGGGCTACCTTGTCGCCGTGGGCGACCGCCTGGGCGTGCGTGTGTCGGAGTTCGCTCCCGGCGAAGTCTGA
- the sctR gene encoding type III secretion system export apparatus subunit SctR, with the protein MQGGIPEPLTLVAVMVAFGFATFAALMVTSYTKLVIVFGLLRTALGLQQTPPNMVLNGIAIILTVYIMAPVGMDIGDTLRNRNFGIKGESMGDIMAVIDAAKVPVKEFLQKHTHERERQFFLKSASNIWPKARAEQLRDDDFMVLVPSFTLSELTRAFQIGFIIYLVFVVVDLIVATVLLALGMSMIAPTTISLPFKLLLFVMLDGWTRLVHGLVLSYR; encoded by the coding sequence ATGCAAGGCGGAATACCGGAGCCTCTCACACTCGTCGCGGTAATGGTCGCGTTCGGCTTCGCGACCTTCGCGGCGCTGATGGTGACGAGCTACACCAAACTGGTCATCGTGTTCGGCCTGCTGCGCACCGCGCTGGGCCTGCAGCAGACGCCGCCGAACATGGTGCTGAACGGCATCGCGATCATCCTGACGGTCTACATCATGGCGCCGGTCGGCATGGACATCGGCGATACCCTGCGCAACCGCAACTTCGGCATCAAGGGCGAAAGCATGGGCGACATCATGGCGGTGATCGACGCCGCCAAGGTGCCCGTGAAGGAGTTCCTGCAGAAGCACACGCACGAACGCGAGCGCCAGTTCTTCCTCAAGTCGGCCTCCAACATCTGGCCGAAGGCGCGCGCCGAACAATTGAGGGACGACGACTTCATGGTGCTGGTGCCGAGCTTCACGCTCAGCGAGCTGACGCGTGCCTTCCAAATCGGCTTCATCATCTACCTGGTGTTCGTGGTGGTGGACCTGATCGTCGCCACAGTGCTGCTGGCGCTCGGCATGTCGATGATCGCGCCCACCACCATCTCGCTGCCCTTCAAGCTGCTGCTGTTCGTGATGCTGGACGGCTGGACGCGGCTGGTGCACGGGCTGGTGCTGTCGTACCGATGA
- a CDS encoding FMN-dependent NADH-azoreductase yields the protein MKTMNLNLLHIDASARPGRSDIDAHGSHTRRLSARFVERWRKARPNDRIDHLDVGQHPPAHVNGRWIHAAFTPPAEREPWMADVLAESDRLVDQLVAADVIVVGLPMYNFSVPAQFKAWIDNIVRVGRTFGFDRARGAVPYWPMLADAGKRMVLLGARGDRGYDPGGRIAHLNHTESSVRSVFGYIGITEVVEAAVECDEFGGEQLAQSLRRAEEAVDRLVGQLIGTTAPARAPAASSRPASRTAAA from the coding sequence ATGAAGACCATGAACCTGAACCTTCTTCATATCGACGCCAGCGCCCGTCCGGGCCGGTCCGACATCGACGCCCACGGCTCGCACACGCGCAGGCTCTCTGCGCGCTTCGTCGAGCGCTGGCGCAAGGCCCGGCCGAACGACCGCATCGACCATCTCGACGTCGGCCAGCATCCGCCCGCCCACGTGAACGGGCGCTGGATCCACGCCGCCTTCACTCCCCCCGCCGAGCGCGAACCCTGGATGGCGGACGTACTGGCCGAAAGCGACCGGCTCGTCGACCAGCTGGTTGCCGCCGACGTGATCGTGGTGGGCTTGCCGATGTACAACTTCAGCGTGCCCGCGCAGTTCAAGGCCTGGATCGACAACATCGTGCGCGTGGGCCGCACCTTCGGCTTCGACCGTGCGCGCGGCGCGGTGCCTTACTGGCCGATGCTCGCGGACGCGGGCAAGCGCATGGTGCTGCTCGGCGCGCGCGGCGACCGCGGCTACGACCCCGGCGGGCGCATTGCGCACCTGAACCACACCGAGAGCAGCGTGCGCTCGGTATTCGGCTACATCGGCATCACCGAGGTGGTCGAGGCGGCGGTGGAGTGCGACGAGTTCGGCGGCGAGCAGCTGGCGCAGTCGCTGCGGCGTGCCGAGGAGGCCGTCGATCGCCTGGTGGGTCAGCTCATCGGTACGACAGCACCAGCCCGTGCACCAGCCGCGTCCAGCCGTCCAGCATCACGAACAGCAGCAGCTTGA
- a CDS encoding LysR substrate-binding domain-containing protein — MNEIGSSIRRPRRLPPLLSLRAFEAAAAHLSFQRAALELSVTPSAISHQVRSLEDTLGRPLFLRLTRQLALMPAGERLFDDLRAGFDALEAGVERLRQPVASRAVTLTTNTAFAARWVLPRMAAFRKACPGIELRLHASDTLVDLARGDADIAVRSGSGNWPGLVVRELMSERYAPLCSPMLGLKRAGDLPKHQLIHSDWQPGAVAPAPWSRWFREAGVAPPRGRSMKAAGLSFSDETHAILAALAGHGVALLSLTLAAEELRSGALVQPFGPALDTGSYFLAVANGREDEAAIRAVWEWIASQAAA, encoded by the coding sequence ATGAACGAAATTGGCTCATCCATCCGCCGGCCTCGCCGCCTGCCGCCGCTGCTCTCGCTGCGCGCGTTCGAAGCGGCTGCCGCGCACCTGAGCTTTCAGCGCGCCGCGCTCGAACTCTCGGTCACGCCCTCTGCCATCAGCCACCAGGTGCGTTCGCTCGAAGACACGCTGGGCCGGCCGCTGTTTCTCCGGCTCACGCGGCAGCTTGCGTTGATGCCCGCGGGCGAGCGGCTCTTCGACGATCTGCGCGCCGGCTTCGATGCGCTGGAGGCTGGCGTCGAGAGGCTGCGTCAACCTGTCGCATCGCGGGCCGTCACGCTCACCACCAACACCGCCTTTGCCGCACGCTGGGTGCTGCCGCGCATGGCGGCTTTTCGCAAGGCCTGCCCCGGCATCGAACTGCGGCTGCATGCCAGCGACACGCTGGTCGACCTGGCGCGTGGCGACGCCGACATTGCGGTGCGCTCCGGCAGCGGCAACTGGCCGGGCCTGGTGGTGCGCGAGCTGATGTCCGAGCGCTACGCGCCGCTGTGCAGCCCGATGCTGGGCCTGAAGCGCGCGGGCGACCTGCCGAAGCACCAGCTGATCCATTCCGACTGGCAGCCTGGCGCGGTGGCGCCCGCACCGTGGTCGCGGTGGTTCCGCGAAGCGGGCGTTGCGCCGCCCAGGGGCCGTTCGATGAAGGCCGCCGGCCTGTCGTTCTCGGACGAAACCCACGCCATCCTGGCCGCGCTCGCGGGCCACGGCGTGGCACTGCTGAGCCTCACGCTCGCGGCGGAAGAGCTGCGCAGCGGCGCGCTGGTGCAGCCCTTCGGGCCTGCGCTCGATACCGGGAGCTACTTTCTCGCGGTGGCGAATGGGCGGGAAGACGAAGCCGCGATTCGCGCCGTGTGGGAGTGGATTGCGTCGCAGGCCGCGGCGTGA
- a CDS encoding TetR/AcrR family transcriptional regulator — MSRAASSRSRVAVAEPPTARKSPIQERSKARVERILEAAAELIVRGGSDQLKMSEVATSAGISIGSLYQYFPEKSALIRMLAERINARSRECIRDGLKDVTDLASLQSSFAGLVDVYYAIVNERPVMRDIWSGMQADRQLLTLQIAESRVCGQMLADAMHKVHGRANAKRIGQAAFLIWEMGEATIRLAIAVDPAEGAALVEAFKRMALREITTPLA, encoded by the coding sequence ATGAGTCGCGCCGCATCGTCGCGCTCTCGGGTTGCAGTCGCGGAACCGCCCACGGCAAGAAAAAGCCCCATCCAGGAGCGGAGCAAGGCGCGCGTGGAGCGCATCCTCGAAGCGGCTGCCGAGCTGATCGTGCGAGGCGGAAGCGACCAGTTGAAGATGAGCGAGGTCGCCACCTCGGCCGGCATTTCGATCGGATCGCTCTATCAGTACTTCCCTGAAAAATCCGCGCTGATCCGCATGCTGGCGGAGCGCATCAACGCACGCAGCCGGGAGTGCATCCGGGACGGCCTGAAGGACGTGACCGACCTCGCCAGCCTGCAGTCGTCGTTCGCGGGGCTGGTGGACGTGTACTACGCGATCGTCAACGAGCGGCCTGTCATGCGCGACATCTGGAGCGGCATGCAGGCCGACAGGCAACTGCTGACGCTGCAGATTGCCGAGAGCCGCGTCTGCGGACAGATGCTGGCCGACGCCATGCACAAGGTGCACGGCCGTGCCAATGCGAAGCGGATCGGGCAGGCCGCCTTTCTGATCTGGGAGATGGGCGAGGCCACCATCCGCCTGGCCATCGCGGTCGATCCCGCGGAAGGCGCTGCCCTGGTGGAGGCGTTCAAGCGCATGGCGCTGCGGGAAATCACGACCCCTCTGGCGTAA
- a CDS encoding SDR family oxidoreductase yields the protein MAISSTRDDAHPILVLGANGKTGGRVLARLRAAGHAVRVGSRSTEPRFDWEERATWKSALQDVRAVYVAYQPDLCVPGAVETVTAFFDAAAEAGVEKIVLLSGRGEPEALDAEKALQATSLDWTIVRASWFFQNFSENYFLDEIVAGAITLPEGLAPEPFVDADDIADIAAEALVGGRHSRKLYEVTGPQALTFADAIAQIGQATDREIACQIISKEAYALALAEAGLPPDVAGLVVYLFNTVLDGRNTPVAHGVEQALGRPPRSFAAYVARTAPSGVWGAT from the coding sequence ATGGCAATCAGCAGCACCCGGGATGATGCGCATCCCATTCTGGTACTCGGTGCCAACGGCAAGACCGGAGGCCGCGTTCTGGCCCGCCTCCGCGCCGCCGGGCATGCGGTGCGCGTCGGCTCGCGCTCCACAGAGCCGCGCTTCGATTGGGAGGAGCGCGCGACCTGGAAGTCCGCCCTGCAGGACGTCCGCGCCGTCTACGTGGCCTACCAGCCGGACCTGTGCGTGCCGGGCGCCGTCGAGACGGTGACCGCGTTCTTCGATGCCGCCGCCGAGGCCGGGGTCGAGAAGATCGTGCTCCTCTCGGGCCGGGGCGAACCGGAGGCCCTGGATGCCGAGAAAGCACTGCAAGCCACCTCGCTCGACTGGACCATCGTGCGCGCCAGCTGGTTCTTCCAGAACTTCAGCGAGAACTACTTTCTCGACGAGATCGTCGCGGGCGCCATCACCCTGCCCGAAGGACTGGCACCGGAGCCCTTCGTCGATGCCGACGACATTGCCGACATCGCCGCCGAAGCGCTGGTCGGCGGCCGCCACAGCCGCAAGCTTTATGAAGTGACGGGCCCGCAGGCGCTCACCTTCGCCGACGCCATCGCGCAGATCGGCCAGGCCACGGACCGCGAGATCGCCTGCCAGATCATCTCGAAGGAGGCCTACGCCCTGGCCCTGGCCGAAGCCGGCCTGCCGCCCGACGTTGCCGGGCTCGTGGTCTACCTGTTCAACACCGTTCTGGACGGCCGCAACACGCCCGTCGCGCACGGCGTGGAGCAGGCGCTGGGCCGCCCGCCGCGCAGCTTTGCCGCCTACGTTGCACGCACGGCCCCATCGGGTGTCTGGGGCGCGACGTGA
- a CDS encoding SDR family oxidoreductase, which yields MIQDFKGKTAVLTGAGSGFGLECARIGAARGMNLVLVDVQQDALDKARAEMEAAGAQVLARKVDVSSAAQMEALALAVKERFGAPHFVFNNAGVGAGGLVWENTVADWEWVLGVDLWGVIHGVRLFTPMMLEAAAKDPGYRGHITNTASMAGLLTPPNMGIYNAAKAAVVSLTETLYQDLNLVTDQIGASLLCPYFVPTGITSSERNRPNAPKETELTKSQLIGQAMSNKAVSSGKITAAEVAAKVFDAISDNQFYVFSHPKALGNVRSRMENIVAVKNPADPFLERPEIGQKLREQLRAA from the coding sequence ATGATTCAGGACTTCAAGGGCAAGACGGCCGTACTCACCGGCGCGGGTTCGGGCTTCGGCCTCGAGTGCGCGCGCATCGGAGCCGCGCGCGGCATGAACTTGGTGCTCGTCGACGTGCAGCAGGACGCGCTCGACAAGGCCCGGGCCGAGATGGAAGCCGCCGGCGCGCAGGTGCTCGCCCGCAAGGTCGACGTGTCGAGCGCCGCGCAGATGGAGGCCCTGGCCCTTGCGGTGAAGGAGCGCTTCGGCGCGCCGCATTTCGTGTTCAACAACGCCGGCGTGGGCGCTGGCGGCCTGGTGTGGGAGAACACCGTGGCCGACTGGGAGTGGGTGCTCGGCGTCGACCTGTGGGGCGTGATCCACGGCGTGCGCCTGTTCACGCCCATGATGCTCGAAGCCGCCGCCAAAGACCCGGGCTACCGCGGCCACATCACCAACACCGCCAGCATGGCCGGGCTGCTCACGCCGCCCAACATGGGCATCTACAACGCCGCCAAGGCCGCGGTGGTGAGCCTGACCGAAACCCTGTACCAGGACCTGAACCTCGTCACCGACCAGATCGGCGCGAGCCTCTTGTGCCCGTACTTCGTGCCCACCGGCATCACCAGCAGCGAACGCAACCGCCCCAACGCACCCAAGGAAACCGAACTCACCAAGAGCCAGCTCATCGGCCAGGCCATGAGCAACAAGGCCGTGAGCAGCGGCAAGATCACCGCGGCCGAAGTCGCGGCCAAGGTATTCGACGCCATCAGTGACAACCAGTTCTACGTTTTCAGCCACCCGAAGGCGCTGGGCAATGTGCGCAGCCGCATGGAGAACATCGTCGCGGTCAAGAACCCGGCAGACCCGTTCCTCGAGCGGCCCGAGATCGGGCAGAAGCTGCGCGAGCAGTTGCGCGCGGCCTGA
- a CDS encoding glutathione S-transferase family protein produces the protein MADLILHHYTTSPFSEKVRLILGAKKLPWKSVFIPPIMPKPDVEELTGGYRKTPFLQIGADMYCDSALIADVLEHLQPEPTLYPEPEKGLSRILAQWADTTLFWAAMAWSLQPRGAAEVFAKAPPEAAKAFGEDRGRMSAGNMTRLRPADATGAYKSYLRRLSDMFDDKPYLLGEVPCIADFSAYHPLWYTRRIESVRTILDLTPAVLDWMDRMAAITHGAPEKFSSEEAIAVAKAATPHTLLTDSTFQDDHGIPLGSAVTVRAESFGLEETPGTLVAATRTHYTLERSSERVGTVHVHFPRIGYVLKKAEA, from the coding sequence ATGGCCGACCTCATCCTGCACCACTACACCACCTCGCCGTTCTCGGAGAAAGTTCGCCTGATCCTCGGTGCCAAGAAGCTGCCGTGGAAGTCGGTCTTCATTCCGCCGATCATGCCCAAGCCCGATGTGGAAGAGCTCACGGGCGGCTACCGCAAGACGCCGTTCCTACAGATCGGCGCCGACATGTATTGCGACAGCGCGCTCATCGCCGACGTGCTCGAGCACCTGCAACCCGAACCCACGCTCTACCCCGAACCCGAGAAGGGTCTGTCGCGCATCCTTGCGCAGTGGGCCGATACCACGCTGTTCTGGGCCGCCATGGCCTGGAGCCTGCAGCCGCGGGGTGCGGCCGAAGTGTTCGCCAAGGCGCCGCCCGAAGCTGCCAAGGCCTTCGGCGAAGACCGCGGCAGGATGAGCGCCGGCAACATGACGCGGCTGCGCCCGGCCGACGCCACCGGCGCCTACAAGTCGTACCTGCGCCGCCTGTCCGACATGTTTGACGACAAGCCCTACCTGCTGGGGGAGGTGCCGTGCATCGCCGATTTCTCGGCCTATCACCCGCTCTGGTACACGCGCCGCATCGAATCGGTGAGAACCATCCTCGACCTGACGCCCGCGGTGCTCGACTGGATGGACCGCATGGCAGCCATCACTCACGGTGCGCCCGAGAAGTTCAGCTCGGAGGAGGCCATTGCCGTTGCCAAGGCCGCCACGCCGCACACCCTGCTGACCGACAGCACCTTCCAGGACGACCACGGCATTCCGCTGGGCAGCGCGGTCACCGTCCGCGCCGAGAGCTTCGGCCTCGAGGAAACCCCCGGCACGCTGGTAGCCGCGACGCGCACGCATTACACACTGGAGCGCAGCAGCGAGCGCGTCGGCACGGTGCATGTGCACTTCCCGCGCATCGGCTATGTGCTCAAGAAGGCGGAGGCCTGA
- a CDS encoding isovaleryl-CoA dehydrogenase, whose translation MNSTHEVFNQPEPLVDYNLFETNRPLRDALKFNAPQLHVAQLQELGVTLGSAEMQAHARLANTHAPELHTHDRFGRRIDEVEFHPSYHLLMAAAVGAGLHGTPWTATSESPHVQRAAGFMLFTELEPSVLCPVSMTYAATPALRGNAAVYADWGPKLGSLWYDPALAFAKDKPGVTMGMGMTEKQGGSDVRANTTEAARDGSDDWGERYAITGHKWFFSAPMCDAFLVLAQAPAGLSCFFLPRVLPDGTRNAIHIQRLKDKLGNKANASSEVEFHGASAWLVGEEGRGVPQILEMGTMTRLDCALGTSGLMRQALAIALNHARQRSAFGKPLIDQPLMKNVLADLALESEASTALAIRLARAFDHQDDAHERLMARLLTPVAKFWICKRGSHFAQEAMECLGGNGYVEEGGEGIMARIYREMPLNSIWEGAGNIMALDLLRGLRKGDAVAALTKELSPARGQHAAFDRLADALPARIEAMASEAGARRLAQDVALAVQASLLAQTAPAAVADAFCASRLGGDWGNAFGTLGAGTDFDSIIERAQPL comes from the coding sequence ATGAATTCGACGCATGAGGTCTTCAACCAGCCCGAGCCGCTGGTGGACTACAACCTCTTCGAAACCAACCGGCCCCTTCGCGATGCGTTGAAATTCAACGCGCCGCAGCTGCACGTGGCGCAGCTGCAGGAGCTCGGGGTCACCCTCGGCTCGGCCGAGATGCAGGCCCATGCCCGGCTCGCCAACACCCACGCACCCGAGCTGCACACGCACGACCGCTTCGGGCGGCGCATCGATGAGGTGGAGTTTCATCCGAGCTATCACCTTCTGATGGCAGCCGCGGTGGGCGCGGGCCTGCACGGCACACCTTGGACGGCCACCTCGGAATCGCCCCACGTGCAGCGTGCCGCCGGCTTCATGCTCTTCACCGAGCTGGAGCCGTCGGTCCTTTGCCCCGTCTCGATGACCTACGCGGCCACGCCGGCCCTGCGCGGCAATGCCGCCGTGTACGCCGACTGGGGCCCGAAGCTCGGCAGCCTCTGGTACGACCCGGCGCTTGCCTTCGCCAAGGACAAGCCCGGCGTGACCATGGGCATGGGCATGACCGAGAAACAGGGCGGCTCCGACGTGCGGGCCAACACCACCGAGGCCGCACGCGACGGCAGCGACGACTGGGGCGAGCGCTATGCGATCACCGGCCACAAGTGGTTCTTCTCGGCGCCCATGTGCGATGCCTTCCTGGTGCTGGCCCAGGCGCCGGCCGGCCTCAGCTGCTTCTTCCTGCCCCGGGTGCTGCCCGACGGTACCCGCAACGCCATCCACATCCAGCGCCTGAAGGACAAGCTCGGCAACAAGGCCAACGCCAGTTCCGAGGTCGAGTTCCACGGCGCCAGCGCATGGCTCGTGGGTGAAGAAGGGCGCGGTGTCCCGCAGATTCTCGAGATGGGCACGATGACCCGGCTCGACTGCGCGCTGGGCACCAGCGGCCTGATGCGGCAGGCGCTCGCCATCGCGCTCAACCATGCCAGACAGCGCAGTGCCTTCGGCAAGCCGCTGATCGACCAGCCGCTCATGAAGAACGTGCTGGCCGACCTCGCCCTCGAAAGCGAAGCCTCCACGGCGCTGGCCATCCGCCTCGCGCGCGCCTTCGACCACCAGGACGACGCGCACGAGCGGCTGATGGCCCGCCTGCTCACACCGGTCGCCAAGTTCTGGATCTGCAAGCGCGGCAGCCACTTCGCCCAGGAGGCCATGGAATGCCTCGGCGGCAACGGCTATGTGGAGGAGGGCGGCGAAGGCATCATGGCCCGCATCTACCGCGAGATGCCACTCAATTCGATCTGGGAAGGGGCCGGCAACATCATGGCGCTCGACCTGCTGCGCGGCCTGCGAAAGGGCGATGCGGTGGCCGCGCTCACCAAGGAACTGTCGCCGGCGCGTGGCCAGCATGCGGCGTTCGACCGGCTGGCCGACGCGCTGCCGGCCCGCATCGAGGCCATGGCCTCCGAGGCCGGGGCGCGCCGGCTGGCGCAGGACGTGGCCCTGGCGGTGCAGGCTTCGCTGCTTGCGCAGACCGCGCCAGCGGCCGTTGCCGACGCCTTCTGCGCATCGCGCCTTGGCGGCGACTGGGGCAACGCCTTCGGCACACTGGGTGCGGGCACCGATTTCGATTCGATCATCGAGCGCGCGCAACCGCTCTGA
- a CDS encoding NADP-dependent oxidoreductase produces the protein MPTNKQIHLDNRPDGEAVAGNFKLVTAETPALKDNQVLVRHHYMSLDPYMRGRMNDSKSYAQPQPLGQVMQGGTAGEVVESRHPKFAAGDKVVGFGGWQEYSVVDASQPGALKKVDTTHVPLSHYLGAVGMPGVTAWYGLVKIIAPKAGETMVVTAASGAVGSAFGALAKARGCRVVGIAGGPDKCKYVTDELGFDACIDYRQHPDVKSMSAALKEACPNGIDGYFENVGGYIFDAVLLRANAFSRVALCGMIAGYDGQPLPLANPALILINRMKIEGFIVSEHMEVWPEALAELGALVATGKLKPRESVAQGIESAPEAFLGLLKGKNFGKQLVKLI, from the coding sequence ATGCCTACCAACAAACAGATCCACCTCGACAACCGCCCCGATGGCGAAGCCGTTGCCGGCAACTTCAAGCTCGTGACCGCCGAAACGCCCGCGCTCAAGGACAACCAGGTGCTGGTGCGTCACCACTACATGAGCCTCGACCCGTACATGCGCGGCCGCATGAACGATTCCAAGAGCTACGCGCAGCCGCAGCCGCTGGGCCAGGTGATGCAGGGCGGCACGGCCGGTGAAGTGGTGGAAAGCAGGCACCCCAAGTTCGCCGCCGGCGACAAGGTGGTGGGCTTCGGCGGCTGGCAGGAATACAGCGTGGTCGATGCCTCGCAGCCCGGCGCACTGAAGAAGGTCGACACCACGCACGTGCCGCTGTCGCACTACCTGGGCGCAGTGGGCATGCCGGGCGTCACGGCCTGGTACGGCCTGGTGAAGATCATTGCGCCCAAGGCCGGCGAGACGATGGTCGTCACGGCCGCCAGCGGCGCGGTCGGCAGCGCCTTCGGCGCGCTTGCCAAGGCGCGCGGCTGCCGCGTGGTGGGCATTGCGGGCGGCCCGGACAAGTGCAAGTACGTGACCGATGAACTCGGCTTCGACGCCTGCATCGACTACCGCCAGCATCCCGACGTGAAGAGCATGAGCGCCGCGCTCAAGGAAGCCTGCCCGAACGGCATCGATGGCTACTTCGAGAACGTGGGCGGCTACATCTTCGACGCCGTGCTGCTGCGGGCCAACGCCTTCTCGCGAGTGGCGCTGTGCGGGATGATCGCGGGCTACGACGGCCAGCCACTGCCGCTGGCGAACCCGGCCCTGATCCTCATCAACCGCATGAAGATCGAAGGCTTCATCGTCAGCGAGCACATGGAGGTGTGGCCCGAGGCGCTGGCCGAACTCGGCGCGCTGGTCGCCACCGGTAAGCTCAAGCCGCGCGAGTCGGTTGCGCAAGGCATCGAATCCGCCCCTGAGGCCTTCCTGGGTTTGCTCAAGGGCAAGAATTTCGGCAAGCAACTGGTCAAACTGATCTGA
- a CDS encoding PaaI family thioesterase — translation MAEEDSTDINIRSYTSQIPFARHLGFELTRFEGGESEIIYTAKPEHLNTFDVTHGGACMTLLDITMAAAARSVAPEMGVVTIEMKTSFMQPSVGPLHARGTLIHRTATLAFTEAKIYDELERVCAHATGTFKYVKRRLPTGPASANAMRPPSTD, via the coding sequence ATGGCCGAAGAAGATTCCACCGACATCAACATCCGCTCGTACACGAGCCAGATTCCGTTTGCGCGCCATCTCGGCTTCGAGCTCACGAGGTTCGAGGGCGGCGAGTCCGAGATCATCTACACGGCCAAGCCCGAGCACCTGAATACCTTCGACGTGACGCACGGCGGTGCCTGCATGACGCTGCTCGACATCACCATGGCGGCCGCCGCGCGCAGCGTGGCTCCCGAGATGGGCGTGGTCACCATCGAGATGAAGACCAGCTTCATGCAGCCCTCAGTCGGCCCGCTGCACGCACGCGGCACGCTCATACACCGCACCGCGACGCTGGCCTTTACCGAAGCCAAGATCTACGACGAGCTGGAGCGCGTGTGCGCGCATGCCACCGGCACCTTCAAGTACGTGAAGCGCCGCCTGCCCACAGGCCCCGCGAGCGCCAACGCGATGCGCCCGCCTTCCACCGATTAA